The following proteins are encoded in a genomic region of Variovorax paradoxus:
- a CDS encoding IS3 family transposase (programmed frameshift) has translation MKKSNKFSPEVRERAVRMVQEHRGEYPSLWAAIESIAPKIGCVPQTLNEWVKRDEIDHGVREGVTTSEAQRLKELEREVKELRRANEILKLASAFFGPGGARPPAEVLRDFIDKHRATFGVEPICKVLQVAPSGYRRHAALLREPHKRCARARRDDVLITAIQRVWQANMQVYGADKVWRQLAREGTAVARCTVERLMRRLGLRGVMRGKVVKTTISDARAPCPLDRVNRQFRAQRPNQLWVSDFTYVSTWQGWLYVAFVIDVFARRIVGWRVSSSMRTDFVLDALEQALYDRQPERDGSLICHSDRGSQYVSIRYTERLGEAGIEPSVGSKGDSYDNALAETINGLYKAELIHRRAPWKTKEAVEFATLEWVSWFNHQRLLEPIGYIPPAEAEANYYRQLASQTATAVV, from the exons ATGAAGAAGTCGAACAAGTTTTCACCCGAGGTGCGTGAGCGCGCGGTGAGGATGGTGCAGGAGCACCGTGGGGAGTACCCGTCGCTATGGGCTGCGATCGAATCGATTGCACCGAAGATCGGCTGCGTGCCGCAGACGCTGAACGAATGGGTCAAACGCGACGAGATCGACCACGGCGTGCGAGAAGGCGTGACGACCAGCGAGGCGCAGCGGTTGAAGGAACTCGAGCGCGAGGTCAAGGAGCTGCGCAGGGCCAACGAGATCCTGAAGCTGGCGAGCGCGTTTTTCG GCCCAGGCGGAGCTCGACCGCCGGCTGAAGTCCTGAGGGATTTCATCGACAAGCATCGCGCCACCTTCGGGGTCGAGCCGATCTGCAAGGTCTTGCAGGTTGCCCCGTCGGGCTACCGGCGACACGCAGCACTGCTGCGCGAGCCGCACAAGCGCTGCGCCCGAGCACGCCGCGACGATGTCCTCATTACGGCGATACAACGCGTCTGGCAGGCCAACATGCAGGTCTATGGGGCCGACAAGGTCTGGAGGCAACTGGCACGCGAGGGCACTGCGGTGGCGCGCTGCACGGTCGAGCGGCTGATGCGGCGCTTGGGGCTGAGAGGCGTGATGCGCGGCAAGGTGGTGAAGACCACGATCAGCGATGCCAGGGCGCCATGCCCGCTGGACCGGGTCAACCGGCAGTTCCGCGCGCAGCGTCCGAACCAGCTGTGGGTCTCGGACTTCACGTACGTGTCGACCTGGCAGGGCTGGCTCTACGTGGCCTTCGTGATCGACGTGTTCGCCCGGCGCATTGTGGGCTGGCGGGTCAGTAGCTCGATGCGCACGGACTTCGTGCTCGATGCCTTGGAGCAAGCGCTGTACGACCGTCAGCCCGAGCGCGACGGCAGCTTGATTTGCCACTCGGATCGCGGCTCGCAATACGTCAGCATCCGGTACACCGAACGGCTGGGCGAGGCGGGCATCGAGCCGTCAGTAGGCAGCAAAGGCGACTCCTATGACAACGCCCTGGCCGAGACGATCAATGGGCTCTACAAGGCCGAGTTGATCCATCGCCGAGCACCGTGGAAGACCAAGGAGGCGGTGGAGTTCGCAACGCTCGAATGGGTGTCCTGGTTCAACCACCAACGCCTGCTCGAACCGATCGGCTACATCCCGCCTGCAGAAGCTGAGGCAAACTACTATCGGCAACTCGCCAGTCAGACCGCCACGGCGGTGGTATGA